Within the Aspergillus luchuensis IFO 4308 DNA, chromosome 5, nearly complete sequence genome, the region AGACAAGTAAGTGGGAGTCTGTTGATCATGCTCGGACTTATTATCTTTTGTGCTGTGATTTTAGTTACTCCGAGGGATGGAAATATACGTATTGCACTTCACGGTGAAGTGTATATTGTGGGACATAACTACTTTTTTTGTCAACCAGACTAAACtatatctttcttcttgtccgaagggggggagggaagagggcggatccactccactccccttcttctgccGGGGCCCCGTATTATCTATCAGATGGTTACTTCGTGTCCTATGGATATCCCTAGGTAAAACtgatcatcagcatcatcattatccccGTCTATTTTTTTGGCTTGTGGCGTGGCGGGGAAAGCTCCGTAGTCTTTGGTTTAGTTCGGTTCGGGTACTGCTGAGCTACTACTGACCgatttctttgcttttcggTCTGAGaagcttatatattattctatcgGTTACTTTGGGTTCcccttttttcttgcttttcttttctttctttcttcttcttctctcttactTCACAACCTGGTTTCGCTGGTTTGGTCCATCCCTACTAGTCATCTTCTACTCtaccctcccccatcccgCATCCGGCTCTATACCCACTCTCTCCTCTATCTACAACCTATCATGGCCAAGACTTTCACAAAAGGCGACGTTGCGTCGCACAACAAGGCAGATAACCTCTGGGTGATTATCGATGAGGATGTTTACGATTTGACCAAGTTTCAAGATGAACATCCAGGTGCGTGCTGGTATCCGGCGGAAGACGTTTGGTGGATCAATCACATGCTGACATCAATTTGCGACAATCAGGCGGAAAGAAGAGTATGCAATAAACCCCCTATGTCTATAGCGGAATCCCGCATCTAACCAATCGTTCCTTCCATCTAGTTCTTCAACGTGTCGCCGGAAAAGATGCCTCGAAGCAGTTCTGGAAATACCACAACGAGGGGATCCTGAAGAAGTACAAGGGAAACTTGCAGATCGGTTCCCTAGACTCCAAGAAAGCCGCGGCTCCCGAACCAcctgcttctgctcccaCAACACAGCCTTCCAAGCCTCTGGCGGCACCAGTTGATGTTGCCTCGGCGAAGTCGTCCGAGACTCAGGATCCGTTCGGTGAACTGATTCCTTTTGCGGACCCCGCATGGTACCAAGGTGTAAGTCTTCTGTCTTGCCATTGCTACATTTGCAAGCGGAAGTGTGGAAAGAGGACACTAGGCTGACATTGATTACGACTATTAGTACCACTCACCCTACTTTAACCAGACTCACTCGGCGCTCCGCGAGGAGATCCGCCAGTGGGTGGACTCTGAGATCGAGCCGTATGTGACTGAATGGGACGAGGCAAAGAAGGTGCCCGATCATATCTATAAGCAGATGGGCGAAAGGGGATACCTGGCCGGTCTCCTGGGTATGAAGAAGTACCCTGTCGACTATACTCCGCACCGGGTTCAGTCCGTCGCGCCGGAGAACTGGGACTTGTTCCATGAGATGCTCCTCACCGATGAGTTGTCGCGGGTCGGCAGCGGTGGCCTGGTATGGAACCTGATCGGCGGTTTTGGCATTGGTTGCCCGCCGCTGGTGAAGTTCGGGAAGAAGCCCCTTGTCGACAGGATTCTGCCCGGTATCTTGGCTGGAGACAAGCGTATTTGTCTGGCCATCACCGAGCCGGATGCGGGTAGTGATGTTGCAAACCTGACCTGCGAGGCTAAACTATCGCCCGACGGCAAGCATTACATCGTTAACGGcgagaagaagtggatcACCAACGGTGTCTGGTCGGATTACTTCACCACTGCGGTGCGCACTGGTGATGCCGGTATGAACGGCGTCAGTGTACTCCTCATTGAGAGGGACATGG harbors:
- a CDS encoding putative acyl-CoA dehydrogenase (COG:I;~EggNog:ENOG410PFI9;~InterPro:IPR006091,IPR001199,IPR009075,IPR037069, IPR009100,IPR036400,IPR036250,IPR013786;~PFAM:PF02770,PF00173,PF00441,PF02771,PF08028;~go_function: GO:0016627 - oxidoreductase activity, acting on the CH-CH group of donors [Evidence IEA];~go_function: GO:0050660 - flavin adenine dinucleotide binding [Evidence IEA];~go_process: GO:0055114 - oxidation-reduction process [Evidence IEA]); this translates as MAKTFTKGDVASHNKADNLWVIIDEDVYDLTKFQDEHPGGKKILQRVAGKDASKQFWKYHNEGILKKYKGNLQIGSLDSKKAAAPEPPASAPTTQPSKPLAAPVDVASAKSSETQDPFGELIPFADPAWYQGYHSPYFNQTHSALREEIRQWVDSEIEPYVTEWDEAKKVPDHIYKQMGERGYLAGLLGMKKYPVDYTPHRVQSVAPENWDLFHEMLLTDELSRVGSGGLVWNLIGGFGIGCPPLVKFGKKPLVDRILPGILAGDKRICLAITEPDAGSDVANLTCEAKLSPDGKHYIVNGEKKWITNGVWSDYFTTAVRTGDAGMNGVSVLLIERDMGGVSTRRMDCQGVWSSGTTYITFEDVKVPVENLIGKENQGFKVIMTNFNHERIGIVIQCVRFARVCYEESMKYAHKRRTFGKRLIDHPVIRMKLAHMARQIEATYNWLENIIYQCQSMDETEAMLKLGGAIAGLKAQSTTTFEFCAREASQIFGGLSYSRGGQGGKIERLYRDVRAYAIPGGSEEIMLDLSMRQSLRVHQMFGLKL